A stretch of the Malus domestica chromosome 08, GDT2T_hap1 genome encodes the following:
- the LOC103440181 gene encoding uncharacterized protein: MKTQTMAHLLVPPMIANAMAHLLPLSSPLSITLCFFAWLQAFLVVHGNTNNITNPSSLTPMNRDLYHSSGDLMEEIKALVFRHPDELTLDTMKSRNKGYSAEIAIVTYCRRRQETDDQPKLRILLSFGQHGRELITSELALRILSILSKEQFLPNLDPVSLDSTLDKLLIKVVPMENLNGRRLVEAGDLCERRNGRGVDPNRNWSVDWGKKEKDYDPYEENPGTAPFSEPETQIMRKVSMSFDPHIWINIHSGMEALFMPYDHKNTTPDGLSSHQMKSLLEELNQLHFQKRCMVGSGGGSVGYLAHGTATDFMFDIVKVPMAFTFEIYGDGAASSRDCFKMFNPTELGTFNRVLNEWSAAFFTIFKLGPEQLGENYSKSSVPTLLDKWVSIDEYLEGYLVERSSRYGKKMEVLELGMQEIRTYFRLFLLSSVLLMFMFCSRISKSKCARPIVSAIAI, encoded by the exons ATGAAAACCCAAACCATGGCTCATCTCCTTGTTCCTCCGATGATTGCCAATGCCATGGCTCAtctccttcctctctcctctcctttATCCATCACTCTCTGCTTCTTTGCGTGGTTGCAAGCTTTCTTGGTCGTCCATGGCAATACTAATAACATCACCAATCCTTCTTCTCTCACCCCCATGAACCGCGATCTCTACCATTCCAG TGGGGATTTGATGGAAGAAATTAAAGCTCTCGTCTTTCGGCACCCAGACGAGCTCACT TTGGATACAATGAAATCTCGAAACAAGGGCTACTCTGCTGAGATCGCAATAGTTACCTATTGCCGGAGAAGGCAAGAGACTGATGACCAGCCAAAGTTACGGATCCTTCTT AGTTTTGGGCAGCATGGAAGGGAGCTTATTACATCCGAGCTTGCATTACGAATCCTATCAATCTTGAGTAAAGAACAGTTTCTACCCAACCTGGACCCCGTGTCCTTAGACAGTACCCTTGACAAGCTCTTGATAAAG GTGGTTCCGATGGAAAACTTAAATGGCCGTAGACTTGTTGAAGCAGGAGACCTCTGTGAGAGGAGAAATG GGAGGGGAGTTGATCCCAACCGTAATTGGAGCGTGGATTGGGGGAAAAAAGAGAAG GATTATGATCCATATGAGGAAAATCCTGGAACTGCTCCTTTCAGCGAGCCTGAAACTCAGATAATGCGGAAAGTTTCCATGTCATTTGATCCACACATATGGATTAATATACACTCTGGGATGGAG GCTCTATTTATGCCGTATGACCATAAGAACACAACCCCAGATGGACTTTCCTCCCACCAGATGAAGTCATTGCTTGAAGAACTCAACCAACTGCATTTCCAAAAGCGTTGCATGGTTGGGTCTGGTGGAGGTTCTGTTGG GTACCTGGCACATGGGACAGCAACTGATTTTATGTTCGACATTGTAAAGGTGCCAATGGCTTTCACCTTTGAG ATATATGGAGATGGAGCAGCCTCATCAAGAGATTGCTTCAAAATGTTCAATCCCACAGAATTGGGTACCTTCAAT AGAGTTCTCAATGAATGGTCAGCTGCATTTTTCACAATTTTTAAATTGGGGCCAGAGCAGCTTGGTGAAAATTATTCAAAGTCTTCTGTGCCCACCTTATTAGACAAGTGGGTATCCATAGATGAGTATCTTGAAGGGTACTTAGTCGAGAGGAGTAGTAGATACGGAAAGAAGATGGAGGTGCTTGAACTAGGAATGCAGGAGATAAGAACATATTTCAGGCTCTTCTTGTTATCGTCTGTTCTGTTAATGTTCATGTTCTGTTCCAGAATTTCAAAAAGCAAGTGTGCCAGACCAATTGTTTCTGCTATTGCAATCTGA